TTCTatatcatgtgtagggtaattcttctcatattctttgagttgccaagaagcataagctattaccttaccctattacataagcacacatcccaaacccttcagagatgcgtcactatagatcacaaaatcgcCATCCCCTGAGGGAATGGTCAAGACTGGAGCAGTAATCAGTcgatgtttcaactcctagaaacacTACTCACAATCCTtgatccaatcaaacttcacaacCTTCCTAGTTAATCATGTCAGAGgcctagacaacttagagaatccctccacgaactgatgataataacccgccagtcctaggaaacgccgaacctcttgcacactcttcagtgtcacctagtcgaccacaacttcaatcttgttaggatcaactgagataccgcccttagacatcATATGACCTAAAAACATGACCTGATTCAAcaagaactcacatttcttcagcttggcatataGCTTCCTCTCTCGCAggatctgtagcaccaacctcaaatggttttcatgctcttctgaattcctcgagtataccagaatgtcatcgatgaacaccactacaaactggtgtccaggtactcatggaaaaccctattcatcatatcTATGAATACTGTCGgggcattcgtcaacccaaaaggcatgactaagaactcgtagtggccatatctagttagGAAtgtagtcttcgcaacatcctcagatctaactcttacctgatgataccctgactgtaggtcgatcttcgaaaagacctgcatcccctatagctggtcaaagagatcatcaatatgaggcaaTGAGTAACggttcttcatagtcaccttgttgatgtcatggtaatcaatgcacatgcacattgacccgtccttcttcttcacaaacaaaactagagctctTTAGgacgaaacactaggtcggataaagctcttgtctagtaattcctgcaacttctccttcaactcctgaagttcttctGGAGCCATCCAATACAaaactttagagatcggtgccctgccatgtagtaaccgggaaaaataaaatttaaaaaataataataataaaataataaaataaaattaattaattaaattaaaaagtaaaatgaatagtatgataaggaatatatatatatatatatatatatatatatataaatattgaagcatgtatatatatatgtgtgtgtgtgtgtgtgtgtgtgtgtgtgtgtgtataagtaagttattatgatatgcatttaatatataggttaaaggtatatatatatatatatatatatatatatatatatagaaagtgtgaaagcttcttcaagaagctttactttagttaatgattactatatataaaatataactcaagcttcttgaagaagcttgcttagattttttggaagtgctctctctctctctctctctctctctcttctctcactctcctactctctctctctcttcgatttcgggctagttttacgccggatcgacaaaccgaagccaccacgacgctcctggcgaagttctctacaggtctgccggagcggatcaccagagaaacgaagttggatttcatcccaaatccaaggtaaggctttatattcaatatttggatttttgacagttaaagaaagtgatatacgcgtaaaaatactaaactttaatactaaaattttcagttccaggggtgttgattgggaacgttgggaatcatccctaagttgaggtaagactttttaagtcgaatttgacttagtggtagttatagaaaatgttatacgtacaaaaatactaaactttaattctgcgagttttcattttcagggtattgagttgagaaccttgtgggtacggggaagattttcttaggggcttttcaggaatcaggtaagaggataaactaagccagttttgttttgagaaaatgcatgtatatatatgtagcatctggttcaggaaaaaataaataaatatatatatatatgatttatatttagaaaatactgtttaaatgatgatatgttgaatacgtagaaaatttgtttagtgtgacatgagtataaaaatgttgtgaaatactgttttctgggaatggggacgatatgaatttctatgatggaaaaccggcgtatgggtcgagatatatatatatatatatatgtgatttgccggcgtacgggccgtgctatgtggatatgtttgccggcgtacgagccgagttatgtgatttgctagcgtacgggctgtgttatgtgatttaccggcgtacggaccgaactatgataaaatgtgtaattccagcgtacgggccgatgattttcatgaaatatgtatatgtgaaaaatgatatgattgatttgataattattgatatgagatatccatgtatcacgattttagtatatgtatatgatatcagaacttggttggcttggtctagactagcacttgcacggtaccattgctatgtgtccatggtcctcatgatcatgatatttgtgttaacgccgctatacggagtggtgtgagattggatggtcgatgtggttattttcaagaagtgtgctgttatcgctcCTAGTGTACGGATCagtttgggtagacccatcggacctacagactactgtttgacttggcagtggttggccaaccattgtcaggtcccgccttcgggccacacaacccagtcatgtgggggtaatacatgacaacagccagctaatctaccagaattgtttttatgttattattattatgatatgagatgagaaatgtttatgaaaatacagtatgttctatcatgttttgatatgcatatgttttcctagatttgataaacagtattgaatatgttatgtatggtatatgtagaacacaaaatactcatgttgccacacactagtattagtttatttctcttactgagaggtgtctcacccctaaatcttatacatttttcaggagccctagataggagagcgggaaaagccctgctgatctagatcagttgtttgccctctttggaagggtaagattttggtagggacagttaggttttgtggggattgtccctagatttcatttttgagatgtatatactgtgagatagtaattgtagtgactctggtatgtgttatgcacattatgatgagatgtatatgattttatactttctgctgcgtaggcttctgctgtatgttttgttatatccctggtgcccacgggcccaagtggattgtgacctgttAAGCTAGAATGTATGAtttgatgataatttatttataaaaaaaaatatatgtgaaaaagaagcaggtcgttacatgctaggcagcaattctatcgcaaacttcacctcacgatccggaggtaaactaggtaagtcttctagaaatacatcccggaactcgttaaccactcaaatatcctcgagcttcaactcatcccgcggtggttttttcacgcaagctaggtacccctgacatctgtccaagagtaaACTCCTTACCTGTAACGCTGATAGAATCTGTGacgtcgaatgcacacacaatcctacaaactcatactcctgttccccaggaggtctgaacactactaccttcccacgacagtcgatcacagcataactggaggataaccaatacATCTCCAGTATGACGTCAAACCCAGACATATCATACACCATAAGATTCGCCAATAGCAACCTTCCCTGGATTTCCACTGGGCAACCTCCTAATATCCTCCTACAGGACGTTACACTCCCAGACGGTGTTGCTACCGATAATACCTCATTCATAACTTGGGTCTCGACCCCACACAACTTTACGAAGTtcatagatacaaaagaataggttgcacctgaatcaaataaaacagtagctctatttgaaagcaataataaggtactcgTCACTACATTCCTCGCACGGTCAGCATCtgttggagtaagagaatataccctcGTCGGAGCTGTATTCGCCTGGATGGTTCCCTGAGTTATCTGGTTGCTACCCCAATTCACACTGGATGCAAGTGTGTCTCTCTTCGGTGCGCGGCAGTCACGAGCCAGGTGGCCTGATCTACCACAACTGTAACAATTACCCCCAAACAACTGGCACTCGCCATCATGCCATCTATGGCACATGATACAATGATCGGGTGACTGATCCACCTGCGAACCATGACACTcggtattctgatggtaacccAAGCCCtggttcctcttcttccatgatc
This window of the Malania oleifera isolate guangnan ecotype guangnan chromosome 6, ASM2987363v1, whole genome shotgun sequence genome carries:
- the LOC131158685 gene encoding uncharacterized protein LOC131158685, which translates into the protein MTCSHFKEVFFKRYFPASTRDAKADEFFVLTQGDMTVQGYVVWYIELSRFAPCLILNEYEKARSVIEIGIREDEVDQESKKRPVSSGSRQGSWKKRNQGLGYHQNTECHGSQVDQSPDHCIMCHRWHDGECQLFGGNCYSCGRSGHLARDCRAPKRDTLASSVNWGSNQITQGTIQANTAPTRVYSLTPTDADRARNEDIRRLPSGNPGKVAIGESYGV